A section of the Triticum dicoccoides isolate Atlit2015 ecotype Zavitan chromosome 7A, WEW_v2.0, whole genome shotgun sequence genome encodes:
- the LOC119331773 gene encoding E3 ubiquitin-protein ligase BOI-like — MASVDLQRLRHMLLTTGAGGGHHQLASAASTPASGPCYAAAVPSQRGHQPYADLFALPLPPPPTTTAAAEQYSEFLAMAAADLAKKGVSPDCAQEMITKKRRRDEQSSMLGAADVLAAHAQQQITDVDSVLLKHARKMWTTLAEQTQSQTRLIVSAVEARAAKRLKAKDEEIERIGSMNWALEERLRNLFMEAQMWRDVAQSHEATANVLRGDLQRALDVQAVHGGGSGHGQEDDAESCCWGENQVPVCPEEEVGTPVVEERHATGAGRCKGCREGAAVVLLLPCRHLCVCAPCAAVAQACPVCGSAKNGSVCVNFS, encoded by the exons ATGGCCTCCGTGGACCTGCAACGCCTGCGCCACATGTTACTCACCACCGGCGCCGGCGGCGGTCACCACCAGCTCGCCTCCGCCGCTTCTACGCCGGCCAGTGGGCCTTGTTATGCCGCTGCGGTGCCGAGCCAGCGGGGGCACCAGCCGTACGCGGACCTCTtcgcgctgccgctgccgccgccgcccacgaCGACGGCGGCCGCGGAGCAGTATTCGGAGTTCTTGGCGATGGCTGCGGCTGATCTGGCTAAGAAGGGCGTCAGCCCCGACTGTGCTCAGGAAATGATCACCAAGAAGCGGAGGCGCGACGAGCAGTCGTCGATGCTTGGCGCGGCCGACGTTCTTGCGGCCCACGCGCAGCAGCAGATCACCGACGTCGACAGCGTCCTGCTCAAACAT GCGAGAAAGATGTGGACTACTTTGGCGGAGCAGACGCAGAGCCAGACGAGGCTTATCGTCTCGGCCGTGGAGGCCAGGGCGGCGAAGCGGCTCAAGGCCAAGGACGAGGAGATTGAGCGGATCGGGAGCATGAACTGGGCGCTCGAGGAGCGCCTTCGGAACCTCTTCATGGAGGCTCAGATGTGGCGCGACGTCGCGCAATCCCACGAGGCCACGGCCAACGTGCTCCGCGGCGACCTTCAGCGGGCGCTCGACGTCCAGGCGGTCCATGGCGGTGGAAGCGGCCACGGTCAGGAAGACGACGCCGAGTCCTGCTGCTGGGGGGAGAACCAGGTACCCGTCTgcccggaggaggaggtgggcacGCCGGTAGTGGAGGAGCGTCACGCGACAGGAGCAGGAAGGTGCAAGGGGTGCCGCGAGGGCgcggccgttgtgctgctgctgccgTGCCGGCACCTCTGCGTGTGCGCGCCGTGCGCGGCCGTGGCGCAGGCGTGCCCGGTGTGCGGAAGCGCCAAGAATGGCAGCGTCTGCGTCAACTTTTCGTGA